CACCTCGAATCCGCTGTTGAGAACGTCGCCGAGTACTACGGGTGCGACATGGACGAAGCACGCACCGCAATCAACCGTGCCCTGCCGCACCTGCGCAAGGCCATCATCCAGGAACTCATCAACGAAGCAGATGCCACGTTCGAGCGCGACGAGGACCTCCCCGTGGGAAGCGTCGCCGACTTCGCAGCGCAATGGCTCCGCGCGAAGTTGAAGGAGGCAGAGAACGGCGACGAGTCCAGCCACCCGATCCCGGACCACGAGTTCCAAGGCGTGTACGGCCACCCTGACGACGATGAGTGCACCCACCGGTCCGACGGGACGGACCTCACATACTGCGGAGAGCCGAGGAAATATCATGACCGCTGAACGCGACGAGCTGTCCGCGCTGATCCACTCCACGAGCGACACCTTCCCGGACTCCGATGCTGGCGTGATCAGCGTGTGGTCGGACGAACTCGCCGCCGCGGTCCTCGCCGCCGGGTACCGCCGGCCCCGGGTGATCGAGGCCGCCGACGAACTCGACAAACTGGGGTATCGCGCTGTCGTTCTCGACGTCTTCGGTGACGCTCTCGTTTGCATGAGGAAGAACTTGCGTGGCACGTGGTGGAAGTACCCGACCGCTTACGGCGAGCACACGCCCGAGTTCATCCTGGGCCTCGGCCCCGCCACCGTCCTCTCGGAAGGAGACCCACGATGACCGAGCTTGATCTTGACCGGATCGAAGCCCTAGCCGACGCCGCAAGCAACGACCTCAAGTGGTGGGGACCAAACACCCTCATGAACGGCCGGCCCAGGCTCACCGAAGCCGATGCCGTGTTCATCGCGGAGACCGGTCCCGACGTCGTGAAAGAACTCGTCCGGCAGCTCCGGGAAGCACGGGCTGGGCTGGCCGACGCGTGGGACGAAGGGTTCGCCGACGGGAAGCGCCACGACTTCGAAGGCGACGACGGGCCCCTGTTCACAAACCCCTACAGGAGAAACGATGAGTGAGCCCGTGACCATCTGGGAACGCGAAGGCGAAGAGTGGAAGGACTTCCCTGGCAATACGCGCCGCCAGGTGGTGTACGTCAGTCCTGATGAAACCGAAGACCCACTCGCCGCTGGACAAGTAGACGACCTCCGCCGGGCGAAGCACCTCACCGACGCCGAATGCGCCGCGGAAGTCCACTGGACTGTGTTCCACGAAGCGCAATGCCAGGTCGAAGGAATGACGGTCGGCCCTGGGCATCCGCACTTCGAATACTGGGTGGAGCAGAACCACAAGTACGCGAGATGGGCGCCCATCATCGAACGCTTCGCCACCCACGACCAAGCCGTCTAGGCGGTCATGTTCCTGATCAGCGCATCAATCAGCTGGCGTTGCTGCAACGTCAGACGCGACGACTCAGCCGGCGGCACGTAAGCCCCGAAATCATCCCGCACCCCAACCCCGGGAAGATCCTGTACCCGGACACCCAACGCCGACGCCACAGCATTGACCGTCTCCACCGACGACGTCCCAGTCCCGTTCACCAACCTGGCAACCGTCGGCCCCGACAGGCCCGCAGCAACAGCCAACGCCCGCATCGAACGAAAACCCGCCGACACCATCAACCCGGCCCACGGCTCAGGAACATCAGAAACCATCCCCAAAACATACCAAGCACCCTTCCTGGGTGCTTTTTTCATGCCCGGAAGGAGAACCGCATGGGCTACTACGACGAGCCCGACGACCGGGACCGTGAGGCTGAGGAAGCTGAAGCGGACACCCGATACAACGACCGCGCCGACGAGATGAGAAAGGACAAGTCATGACCCAGGATGAGGCCAGATTCTGGTCGAAAGTCGACAAGAGCGAAAGCTGCTGGGTCTGGAATGCATTCAGAAACGAGCACGGATACGGACAATTCCGTTTCAACGGAGGTATGAAACTCGCCCATCGAGTTGCCTACGAACTTTTTTACGGCCCCATCTCATCAGGCCTCGCGATCGACCATGTATGCCATAACCCATCATGCGTGCGCCCAGACCACCTTCGGGAAGTGACCAACAAACAGAACGGGGAAAACAGGGCAGGCGCACAGGCCAACTCTCGAACGGGGGTTCGGGGGGTGAGCCCAAAAGGAAATCGATTTGTAGCCCAGGTGAAGCACCGGGGCAAGGTCTACTACTGCGGCGCATTCATCGACATAGCCTCCGCCGCACGTGCCGCAACCGAGATGCGGAACCAACTCTTTACTCACAACGGAACCGACAGGAGGAAAGGCGAATGAGCAAGGACCCCAGGCCGGTTGGGCTGCGGCTCAACCGTGACCGTGTCGTCAAGAAGAGCGGCTACTGGTTCGTGCTGGCAGCAGATCTTCAGCGCATCTTCTGGAACAAGGAGTTCAACTACCCAGAATCTGTCCACCTGGCTCACACGCATCGGGAAGCCATCCACGCCCTGGATGTTGCTCGTGGGCGGGTGAAGCCATGACCCGGAAGTACGCGGGCTACGACCACACCATCAACCCGTCACCCGTCAAGGGCGTCGCGGTCGGTTACCAGGACCGCACCATCATCACCGCCGACAACACCGACGACGAGAAGACCGCTGCGGCCGCGATCTGCATCGCACACAGCGCAGACGACGTTCTCGCCATGCTCGGACTCGACAAGGACACCCCATGACCCTCACCATCTACAACAACCTCGAGCAAGGCGCGGACGAGTGGCTCCAAGCACGCTGCGGCATCCTCACCGCCTCAGTCATCGGCCAACTCATCACACCCAGCCTCGGGATCGCGGACAACGAAACGTCCCGCCGGCTCATCCGCAAACTCGCCGCCGAACGCATCACCGGGCACCCCATCACCACGTACCCGACCAAGGCAATGCAGCGCGGCACCCTCCTCGAACCTTGGGCGCGCGACGCATACGCCGAGCACGCGGGCGTCACCGTCGATGAGGTCGGGTTCATGCGCATAGACACCGAGGGCGGGAGTCTCGGATATAGCCCGGACGGTCTCGTGGGCGATGACGGGCTCATCGAAATCAAATGCCCGGGCCCAGACACCCACTTCCAAACTGTCGTGGACAACAAAGTTCCAGACGAACACTGGGGTCAGCTACAGGCCGGGCTCCTGGTTTCAGGACGGACATGGATTGACTTTGTCAGTTTCTGCCCTGGGGCCAATACGTTCGTACGCCGGGTAGAACCCTCACCCGCATGGCGGGCAACGCTAATCACGGCGTTCGTTGCTGCCGAGGAACGAATCACTGACGCCCTCAACTACTACCAGGCGAACGTCAAACGATACTCGCTCCCCGCTGCCAAATGGTTCGACCCGTTCGAAGAAGACCAGATCACCCTTGAAAGGAGCATCTAGGTGGACATCACCGCTTCCCTCGCCCCGAAATCCGACCAGCTCGACGCCGTTGAACTCGTTGCACCCCGTACCTTCACCATTGAGAAGGTCACCCCCAACAACGCCGAACAGCCCTGGAACTTCCACCTGGCAGGCTTCCCCCGCCCCTGGCGACCCGCCAAGTCGATGCTGCTGGTCATCGCCAACGCATGGGGCACCGACGCCACACAATACGCCGGACGATCCGTCACCCTCTTCTGCGACCCCACCGTCATGTTCGGCAACCAAGCCGTTGGCGGAGTGCGCATCAGCCACATGTCCCACATCAACGGGCCGCTGAAGACCGCACTCCTCGTCAAGCGCGGCAAGTCCGAGATCTACACCGTCCAGCCCCTCGCCGACGCACCACCACCCCGGAACTGGCAGGCCGAAGCCGACAAGATCGCCGGCAACGAACCCAAGCTCAAAGCCCTCTGGACCGAAGCGCAGAAGAACGGTGCCAGCCTCGACGAGCTGAACTACATCAAGGAGGCCGCAACCAATGGCTGAGATTACCTTCATTGGCAACATCGGCAAGGACTCAAATATCCAGTTCGACAAGAATGGATCGCCTCGCCTGTCGTTCAGCGTCTGCGACACGAAATCCAAGCGTCTGCAAGACGGCAGCTGGGAAAAGCTGAGGGAGCAGTGGTTCAACTGCACCATCTGGGGCACTGATGCAGAGTACTTCGCGGACCGGCTACTCAGCGGCGACAAGGTCAAAGTTCACGGCGAGTTTTACACCCGCGACTACGACAGAGGCAACGGACCCGAAAAGTCCATGGATGTGACTGTCACCGGCGTCTCGATCATCAAAAAGAACGAGAAGAACCAGCAGCGCCAACACGGCGGCAACCAGCCTTTCGACGCTGTCCAGCACAACAGGCAGTCGACACCAACGCAACCCGCGTGGGAGCAGCCACCAACCGAACCCCAAGGCTGGGACGCCGCACCTCCCTTCTGAGCCAGTCACACACAGACTGGCTTTTTTCATGCCCAAAAGCGGGTGCTGTAGCTCACCGGCACAGCACCCGCCCAAACTCACAGGACTCACACATGACTCACGATCCTCGAACAATTCAAGACCGCGACGGTGTCGCCGTGGTGATCTATGAGAAGCCCGAGTGCTCGCAGTGCACCCTGTCCAAAAAGCGCCTCGACGAAGCTGGCGTCGTATACGGACGAGTTGACATCACGGAAGATCCCTATGCATTCCTTTTCGTCAAGAACCTCGGCTACATGGCGGCCCCCGTCCTCTACGTATCCACCCCTGAGGAAGACCTGCACTGGTATGGGTTCCGTCCCGACCTTATCGCGAAGCACATCACCGGTCGCGAGGACGCCGCATGACGGATCGCTGCTGCCACCTCTGCCGCTCCCACACCGGCGTCTGCCTCACCCGCTTCCAATGCGACCACCACAAAGAGTACGAGGCGCAAGAAGACCTCGACCACCGCGCAACCCGCGACCACCCAGACCCAGTCGGTGACCTCGCAGCAGCCAACGTCGACCGCGAAAGGAGGAACCATGTACCAGTACCGCGGAAACAAACCCCCCGCAACCCCCGCACATGACGGCATGGACCCCCGCGCCCGACTCGCCCAGGCCGTTCAAACCATCCATCGGCTCAAACGCGCACCCGCGATCCGTCGGTGGGAGAACGTCATGCGCACGCCCTCGCCGCCGCCCACCGTACCGAACAGCCGCGGCAAGCATCGCCTCAACCCCGCCTTCACCGAGTGGATGATGGGCCAACCCGCCGGCTGGATCACCGCCGTGGACATCAGCGCCAACGACCAGATCAAAGCCTGCGGCAACGGCGTCGTCACCCAACAAGCACTCGAAGCCCTCCACCGCATGGCAGCACGACAAGAACAGGAAGGAGGAGCGGATGTCAGCCCCAGACAAGCGGCTGTGGGCGAAGGTCTCCGTTGACTACTTCGACAACCCGAAGATCGAGTTCCTGACCGACTCGGCACAGCTCCTCCACCTCCAGTTGATCCTGAAAGCGAAGGCGCAGGGGCGTGGCGGGATGCTCGCTGAGCGGGCATGCAAAGTGCGTGGCGCGGCCCCGTTCAAGGAGCTGGTTGACGCTGGCCTCCTCGACAGGAAGGGCCCTCAGAAGTGGGCAATCCACGACTACGAGAAGCACCAAACGGAGCCCGAAAACCTCACCGAAAATAGGGCCTCCGCAGGGGCTCGCGGGAACCACGTCAGACACCACGAGAACAAACGCGTCTTCGACGGGGCCTGCACCCACTGCAAAACCGCCGCTGACAAGGGCGAACAGTGGGTCACGCACCCCGAAACGGTACCGAAGTAGCCTCGCAAACCGTCGCAAAATCCTCGCAAATGCGATCGCACTTGCGATCCGTTTGCGAGCAAAAACCGTCGCAAAACCGTCGCAAACAGCTCGCAGAGTTAAGAGTACTTACTTACGTAAGTAGCGAAACTCACCTAAGTCTCCACTCAAGTTCTAAAGAAGAGATCAATCACTTTCAGTCAGATCGTCACCATAGTGACGCGCGAGACCGCGACGCCCTGACTGACCGAAACCATCATCCGAAAGGACAAGCCATGACCACGAAGATCCACTCCGACATCGTCGCCCGCATCGATGCGCTCATTGCAGAACTCGAAGAGCTCCGCTCCGAGCTTGGCAGCAACCAGGTAAAGCGCCACACGACTCAGACTGGCGGGCTTGATGAACTTCTGACCGCCGAGGAGATAGCGAGTTGGTTGGGGAAGAGCGTGCAGTCGCTCGCGCAGGATCGATACCGAGGCGTCGGGCCGGCGTTCATTCGAGTCGGCACTCGGGCCGTTCGATACAGGAAGGCCGACGTTGAAGCGTGGCTGACAGAGGTAGTTGGCCGCCAGGCGAACGAGGGCTAATGATGCCGATCACGCGGCGGCAGGCAGTGAACCTCGCCAACCACCTCCACGACCTCCGCCAAGCCTGGACAGTCCCATCACTCATGTCCCTCATGGAAAAGCACCACGACCACCCAGCACCCTTCCCGGACATCGCACACGCACTCTGCACAGCCGCGAGAGACGACAAAACCAACACCCCAGGCCTCGCCTTCCAAGACCCCCGCTTCTGGCCCCGCGCAGCCGCGGACAAACCCGCAGGCGCCCGATGCCCCATCCACCCCGACGACAGACCGGACCGCAAATGGTGCCCCGGCTGCCGCTCCGAAATCATCACCGGCATGCGACCAGAAACCCACCACCGCCAACACTACGAACCCCTCGACGGACCAGAGCCCGCCTGATTAACCCTCCACCGCCCCTACAACCGCCCCAAACCCTCAAGCCGCACCCAGAACAAGGGCGCGGCTATTTTCACGCCCCAGAAAGGCACGCAGCCATGAAGCACCCTGACACCGGAATCCTCACCGCAATCGCCGTAGGCCTCGCCATCGGCATCCTCATCATCCTCGCCCGCATGTGGGGTGTGCGATGAGCATCATGTCGGCCGCCTCAATCCTGATCTCGCTCGCCACTTTCTTATTCGTCATATGGACCTTGCGAACCGCGAAGAAAACTAGCCAGGCGCTCAAAGAGACTCAACGCATCCTTGACGACGAACAGGCCCGCAACAGGGGGAACGTGCGATGACCCGCATCCTCATCTTCACCATCGAAGCCCCCTGCGACTGGATCAACAGCAACCACCGACTCCACCCACTCGCCAAAGCCCACCTCACCAAAGCATGGCGCACAGCAGCAATGACCGAATGCCAACGAGTCGCACCCGGCCTCCAACTCAAAACC
This region of Arthrobacter woluwensis genomic DNA includes:
- a CDS encoding helix-turn-helix domain-containing protein: MKKAPRKGAWYVLGMVSDVPEPWAGLMVSAGFRSMRALAVAAGLSGPTVARLVNGTGTSSVETVNAVASALGVRVQDLPGVGVRDDFGAYVPPAESSRLTLQQRQLIDALIRNMTA
- a CDS encoding HNH endonuclease signature motif containing protein, with protein sequence MTQDEARFWSKVDKSESCWVWNAFRNEHGYGQFRFNGGMKLAHRVAYELFYGPISSGLAIDHVCHNPSCVRPDHLREVTNKQNGENRAGAQANSRTGVRGVSPKGNRFVAQVKHRGKVYYCGAFIDIASAARAATEMRNQLFTHNGTDRRKGE
- a CDS encoding lambda exonuclease family protein; protein product: MTLTIYNNLEQGADEWLQARCGILTASVIGQLITPSLGIADNETSRRLIRKLAAERITGHPITTYPTKAMQRGTLLEPWARDAYAEHAGVTVDEVGFMRIDTEGGSLGYSPDGLVGDDGLIEIKCPGPDTHFQTVVDNKVPDEHWGQLQAGLLVSGRTWIDFVSFCPGANTFVRRVEPSPAWRATLITAFVAAEERITDALNYYQANVKRYSLPAAKWFDPFEEDQITLERSI
- a CDS encoding single-stranded DNA-binding protein; its protein translation is MAEITFIGNIGKDSNIQFDKNGSPRLSFSVCDTKSKRLQDGSWEKLREQWFNCTIWGTDAEYFADRLLSGDKVKVHGEFYTRDYDRGNGPEKSMDVTVTGVSIIKKNEKNQQRQHGGNQPFDAVQHNRQSTPTQPAWEQPPTEPQGWDAAPPF
- a CDS encoding glutaredoxin domain-containing protein is translated as MTHDPRTIQDRDGVAVVIYEKPECSQCTLSKKRLDEAGVVYGRVDITEDPYAFLFVKNLGYMAAPVLYVSTPEEDLHWYGFRPDLIAKHITGREDAA
- a CDS encoding helix-turn-helix transcriptional regulator; this translates as MTTKIHSDIVARIDALIAELEELRSELGSNQVKRHTTQTGGLDELLTAEEIASWLGKSVQSLAQDRYRGVGPAFIRVGTRAVRYRKADVEAWLTEVVGRQANEG